The following proteins are co-located in the Polystyrenella longa genome:
- a CDS encoding alpha/beta hydrolase, which produces MKILFLHGWHSVVGGVKPTSLKNAGHQVLNPALDDDDFGLAVRTAQQVYDDEHPDVIVGSSRGSAVAMNLQSGQTPLVLLCPAWKNWGSVATIKSNSRVLHSRADDVIPYADSEELIANSQLDLKSLIEVGTDHRLAEPEPLQVMLKACLELQ; this is translated from the coding sequence ATGAAAATTCTTTTCCTTCATGGTTGGCACAGCGTTGTCGGTGGGGTGAAACCGACATCGCTAAAGAACGCTGGCCATCAGGTACTCAATCCCGCGCTCGATGATGACGATTTCGGTTTAGCGGTGCGAACAGCCCAGCAGGTTTACGACGATGAGCATCCCGATGTCATTGTCGGTTCATCACGCGGCAGCGCGGTAGCGATGAACCTTCAAAGTGGCCAGACGCCGTTGGTACTACTATGTCCCGCCTGGAAGAACTGGGGCTCTGTAGCCACGATAAAATCGAATTCGCGCGTGCTTCACTCCCGGGCGGACGACGTAATTCCCTATGCCGACAGTGAAGAATTGATCGCCAACAGCCAACTCGATTTGAAGTCGCTGATCGAAGTCGGCACGGATCACCGGTTGGCTGAACCGGAACCGTTGCAGGTCATGTTGAAAGCGTGCCTGGAGTTGCAATAA
- a CDS encoding CPBP family intramembrane glutamic endopeptidase produces MFAVTEEAQPMEILATLLMGAVMFLGFWAWYRLSQDRLLQYKLIASLQKPKVLDQPMTGQIAFFCFLAWLGVLLVSRAYVGELLDALHLPQSSMPAEWQLPYLVIVTGCQFYAMLTVLVFAHVRGHVRLADCGFRADDLADQIKAGAYCFLLAMPLILITILITYSFRNEENAHDLIKMMKEQGTLPNILMIGFSAIFLASITEEMLFRVCVQGAFQQFRPVLAIVFTALFFALVHGFPDSLPLIPLALILGMLYYYKVSFLACVAMHSIFNAYNFGLTLLVTVGQ; encoded by the coding sequence ATGTTTGCTGTGACTGAAGAAGCACAACCCATGGAAATTCTGGCGACGCTGCTGATGGGCGCAGTCATGTTTCTGGGGTTCTGGGCGTGGTACCGGTTATCTCAGGATCGCTTGTTGCAATATAAGTTGATTGCATCGCTACAAAAACCGAAAGTTCTCGATCAACCGATGACGGGACAAATCGCGTTCTTCTGTTTTCTTGCCTGGCTTGGCGTCTTGCTAGTTTCCCGGGCGTATGTGGGCGAATTACTGGATGCACTTCATCTGCCACAAAGTTCAATGCCTGCCGAGTGGCAATTACCATACCTGGTAATTGTAACGGGTTGTCAGTTTTACGCGATGTTGACGGTTCTCGTTTTCGCCCACGTGCGGGGACATGTCCGATTGGCGGATTGTGGTTTCCGGGCGGATGATCTCGCGGATCAAATCAAGGCGGGCGCCTATTGCTTCCTTCTGGCGATGCCACTCATCTTGATAACCATTCTGATTACCTATTCATTTCGAAACGAAGAGAATGCTCATGACTTGATCAAGATGATGAAAGAGCAGGGGACTCTGCCTAATATTCTGATGATCGGTTTCTCGGCAATCTTCCTGGCTTCCATCACAGAGGAGATGCTGTTTCGCGTTTGTGTTCAGGGTGCGTTTCAGCAATTTCGGCCTGTCCTGGCGATCGTCTTCACGGCTCTGTTTTTCGCTCTCGTCCACGGCTTTCCAGATTCGTTGCCACTCATACCGCTCGCGCTCATCCTGGGCATGCTTTATTATTATAAAGTGAGCTTCCTCGCTTGCGTCGCCATGCACTCCATTTTCAACGCCTATAACTTTGGGCTGACGTTGCTCGTCACAGTTGGGCAGTAA
- a CDS encoding class I SAM-dependent methyltransferase, with protein MDGQSLDIQHNQRFWDGNKSAYQGAKNSAVLIELTRGFLGKRILDAGAGDGTLVATLRKELTNTKTVGVDLAPKSEIVERGDLTDLQFTSGEFDTVFCAEVIEHLTPETTGKVLAELTRVLKPDGHLVLTTPYNEKLSELEITCPECECHFHRWGHVQNFIEDDFRTLALAAGLTPLEVYPARLPRLRRFRYLGGKLLKSKALSSLRNSKRKQTLIMVAKKMANSNKKAA; from the coding sequence ATGGACGGTCAATCTTTGGATATTCAACACAATCAGCGTTTCTGGGATGGAAACAAGTCCGCCTATCAGGGGGCGAAGAACTCCGCTGTGTTGATCGAGCTGACGCGTGGTTTTCTCGGAAAAAGGATTCTCGACGCCGGGGCCGGCGATGGGACACTGGTTGCGACACTTCGAAAAGAACTTACGAATACCAAGACGGTTGGTGTCGATCTTGCGCCCAAAAGTGAAATCGTGGAGCGCGGCGACCTCACAGACCTTCAATTTACGAGTGGCGAATTCGATACCGTGTTCTGCGCAGAGGTCATCGAGCATCTTACCCCCGAAACGACGGGGAAAGTGCTGGCCGAATTGACAAGAGTATTGAAACCAGATGGGCACCTGGTCCTGACGACTCCGTATAACGAAAAATTGTCAGAACTGGAAATCACTTGCCCTGAGTGTGAATGTCATTTCCATCGGTGGGGACACGTACAGAATTTTATCGAAGACGATTTTCGTACATTAGCGCTCGCTGCGGGGCTTACACCGCTCGAAGTCTACCCCGCGCGATTACCCCGGCTGCGTCGCTTTCGATATCTCGGCGGGAAACTCTTGAAGTCGAAGGCTCTCTCCTCGCTGCGGAATTCGAAACGAAAACAGACGCTGATTATGGTTGCGAAAAAGATGGCCAATTCGAATAAAAAAGCCGCCTGA
- a CDS encoding Gfo/Idh/MocA family protein, translating into MPAKDSPPRNEVTRRQFLKTTAIASASTFAAPAFLRGQNLNDKLDIAVIGVGGRGGSNLQNVSSENIVALCDVNAQNLGRAAEKHSQAKKFVDFRQLYDKISNYDAVVVSTSEHTHAFATLPALQDGKHVYCEKPLTHSISEARIIREAAMQAGTATQMGTQIHAGDNYRRVVELIQSGAIGNVTEAHVWVSRAWGRHESREDFEAAKDIVFAQDRPAEADPIPEQLDWDLWLGPAPARPYNNVYFPGPKWYRWWDFGNGTMSDLGSHWIDLPFWALKLKAPLAIEAQGPVPHAEIAPASMQVTYEYGAREEMPPVKLTWYQGKNKPAIWTENGIPQWGSGVLFVGDKGMLLADYGKYALLPEEQFVDFKAPEPFIPNSIGHHAEWIDACKTGAPTTCNFEYAGWLTEANHLGNVAYRTGSRLEWDAEKMKVTNTDKANQFIKRDYRSGWTLS; encoded by the coding sequence ATGCCTGCCAAAGATAGTCCCCCCCGCAATGAGGTCACTCGCCGCCAGTTCCTAAAGACCACTGCTATCGCCAGTGCTTCGACCTTTGCCGCTCCTGCGTTTTTGAGAGGTCAGAATCTGAATGATAAACTGGACATCGCCGTCATTGGTGTCGGCGGACGTGGTGGCAGTAACCTGCAGAATGTCTCTTCCGAAAACATTGTCGCTCTCTGTGACGTGAATGCTCAAAATCTCGGACGCGCTGCCGAGAAACATTCCCAAGCGAAAAAGTTCGTCGACTTTCGGCAGTTGTATGACAAAATTTCCAACTACGACGCCGTCGTCGTTAGCACATCAGAACATACCCACGCCTTCGCGACCTTACCCGCATTGCAGGATGGCAAACATGTCTACTGCGAGAAGCCATTAACACACAGCATCTCCGAAGCCCGCATTATTCGAGAAGCCGCTATGCAGGCGGGAACAGCGACGCAGATGGGAACCCAAATTCATGCGGGTGACAACTACCGTCGTGTTGTGGAACTGATCCAGAGCGGTGCGATTGGCAACGTAACGGAAGCTCATGTATGGGTTTCCCGTGCCTGGGGCCGACATGAATCACGTGAGGATTTTGAAGCCGCGAAAGACATTGTCTTTGCGCAAGACCGGCCTGCAGAAGCCGATCCCATTCCCGAACAACTGGACTGGGATCTCTGGTTGGGGCCTGCTCCCGCTCGACCTTATAACAATGTCTATTTCCCGGGCCCGAAATGGTATCGCTGGTGGGACTTTGGTAACGGAACCATGTCCGATTTGGGAAGCCATTGGATCGATCTTCCCTTCTGGGCACTCAAACTGAAAGCTCCACTGGCAATCGAAGCCCAGGGGCCAGTCCCGCATGCTGAAATCGCCCCCGCGTCGATGCAGGTGACTTACGAATACGGTGCCCGTGAAGAAATGCCGCCCGTGAAACTGACTTGGTATCAAGGCAAAAATAAACCGGCCATCTGGACGGAAAACGGAATTCCCCAGTGGGGCAGCGGAGTGCTGTTTGTCGGTGACAAAGGAATGCTCCTGGCCGACTACGGTAAGTACGCCTTATTGCCTGAGGAACAGTTTGTTGACTTCAAAGCTCCGGAACCATTCATTCCGAATTCAATCGGTCACCATGCCGAGTGGATTGACGCCTGTAAAACAGGGGCTCCAACGACATGCAACTTCGAGTATGCCGGCTGGCTGACTGAAGCCAATCATCTGGGGAACGTTGCTTATCGAACGGGGTCTCGTCTCGAATGGGATGCCGAAAAAATGAAGGTCACCAACACGGATAAAGCGAATCAGTTCATTAAACGGGACTACCGCTCCGGGTGGACATTGAGTTAA
- a CDS encoding carbon-nitrogen hydrolase family protein: MNDDSRRCFLIAFSIALILPLCCSSRLVVAEEPAAEEIVSATLKVASISFVPKKWNKEANAVRLEKEMRRAVEAGAELVITPEGMLEGYVVNEVIHEEDPERKKELTNRFQELAEPIDGKFIQRFQQLAIDLKIYLILGFLEADSVTEKTFNTAALFDPDGKLVGKYHKTHFHQGYEVNPPGYTAGSDYPVFSIHDPESKQELKVGMMICFDRQLPEPARQLTLNGADLIACPSYGSWGDWNTRLMQVRAYENQAYVVFSHPNQSLLIDRDGEIMQEGAEDSFAIMTIDLDKLKKTRRSVRNRRPETYREANTP; this comes from the coding sequence ATGAACGATGATTCCCGTCGATGTTTCCTGATTGCCTTTTCTATTGCCCTGATTCTACCTCTTTGTTGTTCCAGTCGATTAGTTGTCGCCGAGGAACCCGCTGCGGAAGAAATCGTCTCGGCGACGCTGAAGGTCGCCAGCATCTCGTTCGTTCCTAAAAAGTGGAATAAAGAAGCGAATGCCGTCCGGTTGGAGAAAGAGATGCGTCGTGCAGTGGAAGCGGGGGCCGAACTCGTGATCACTCCGGAAGGCATGCTCGAGGGGTATGTCGTTAATGAAGTGATTCACGAAGAAGATCCGGAGCGTAAAAAAGAGCTGACCAACCGATTCCAGGAACTGGCAGAGCCAATTGACGGCAAGTTCATTCAGCGATTTCAGCAACTGGCGATCGATTTGAAAATCTATCTGATACTGGGATTTCTGGAAGCCGACAGCGTCACGGAGAAGACATTCAATACGGCAGCACTGTTTGACCCTGATGGCAAGTTAGTTGGAAAATATCATAAGACACATTTCCATCAGGGATACGAAGTCAATCCACCAGGATATACAGCGGGAAGCGACTACCCTGTATTCTCCATTCATGATCCTGAATCCAAACAGGAATTGAAGGTAGGAATGATGATCTGTTTTGATCGTCAACTTCCTGAACCCGCACGACAGTTAACATTGAACGGGGCCGACTTGATTGCGTGCCCTTCCTACGGAAGCTGGGGGGATTGGAACACACGTTTAATGCAAGTACGAGCATACGAGAACCAGGCGTATGTCGTTTTTTCTCATCCCAATCAGTCGCTGCTAATTGATCGCGACGGGGAGATCATGCAGGAGGGTGCTGAGGATAGTTTTGCCATCATGACCATCGACCTCGACAAACTGAAGAAGACTCGTCGATCGGTGCGTAATCGACGACCGGAGACGTATCGGGAAGCCAATACTCCTTAA
- a CDS encoding DUF1653 domain-containing protein encodes MQPGRYRHYKGNEYLVLEVARHSETMEELVVYRQDYGDKGLWVRPREMFEELVTVDGTPTPRFAYIGPTD; translated from the coding sequence ATGCAACCCGGACGATACCGCCATTACAAAGGGAATGAATACCTGGTCCTCGAAGTTGCGAGGCATAGTGAGACGATGGAAGAACTCGTCGTATACCGTCAGGACTACGGCGATAAAGGCCTGTGGGTCAGACCCCGGGAAATGTTCGAAGAGTTGGTCACAGTCGACGGCACTCCGACTCCCCGCTTCGCATACATCGGCCCAACAGATTAA
- a CDS encoding HdeD family acid-resistance protein yields MSQDNQLSMNSLHLVGAEELGKRWGWFLGLGILLVVLGVIALGASVTMTLATMVFIGWLMIIGGILQTVHAFTCKAWSGFFIDLLSGILYTVIGFMIVANPGSTAITLTLLIAMFLIFGGLFRIIVAIAVRYQNWVWLLLNGVVSLILGIAIWQQWPLSGLWVIGVFVGIDMLLNGWSLVMLAFAAKSLQSEEPQA; encoded by the coding sequence ATGAGTCAGGATAATCAACTTAGTATGAACTCGTTACATCTGGTCGGGGCAGAGGAACTCGGCAAACGCTGGGGATGGTTCCTCGGTTTAGGAATCCTGTTAGTCGTCCTGGGAGTCATCGCTCTCGGTGCCTCGGTCACGATGACATTAGCTACGATGGTCTTTATCGGGTGGTTGATGATTATTGGAGGCATTCTGCAAACCGTCCATGCTTTCACCTGCAAGGCGTGGAGTGGATTTTTTATCGATCTGCTTAGCGGGATTCTTTACACCGTGATTGGTTTCATGATCGTGGCGAATCCTGGGTCAACAGCGATTACTCTGACTCTATTAATCGCCATGTTCCTCATCTTTGGTGGTCTGTTTCGTATCATCGTAGCGATTGCGGTTCGTTATCAAAACTGGGTTTGGCTGCTGTTGAACGGCGTAGTCAGCCTGATCCTGGGGATTGCCATTTGGCAACAATGGCCTCTTTCAGGGTTGTGGGTGATTGGCGTCTTCGTCGGAATTGATATGTTGTTGAATGGTTGGTCGCTAGTGATGCTCGCCTTTGCTGCTAAAAGTTTGCAAAGTGAGGAACCACAGGCGTAA
- a CDS encoding YaiI/YqxD family protein, which produces MQILIDADACPVKDEVYKVAKRYGIPVTLVANAGMYAPKASWLELIIVKQGANVADDLIAEKATAKDIVITADIPLASRCLEKGAAVLDHRGGEFTRENIGSILAGREVGEHLRAAGVETKGPRPFDKQARSNFLQTFDQVIQKRRRSSGR; this is translated from the coding sequence ATGCAGATTCTTATTGATGCGGATGCATGCCCGGTTAAAGATGAAGTTTACAAGGTGGCGAAGCGTTACGGAATTCCCGTGACGCTCGTCGCCAATGCCGGGATGTATGCGCCTAAAGCGAGCTGGCTGGAGCTGATCATCGTCAAGCAGGGGGCCAATGTGGCTGATGATCTGATCGCCGAGAAGGCGACCGCGAAAGACATCGTCATTACTGCCGACATTCCACTTGCGTCGCGATGTCTGGAAAAAGGTGCCGCCGTCCTCGATCATCGGGGAGGGGAGTTCACCCGGGAGAATATCGGTTCCATTCTTGCCGGACGGGAAGTCGGAGAACATCTTCGCGCCGCAGGAGTCGAAACAAAAGGACCGCGCCCATTTGATAAACAGGCACGGTCCAATTTTTTACAGACTTTCGATCAGGTGATCCAGAAACGTCGCCGCTCTTCCGGTCGGTAA
- a CDS encoding sodium:solute symporter family transporter: MTLWDWLIVLVLNGAIIGYGFYLSRKTTSGSEWFLAGRSLPWWGLGLSIVATAIDNADLVSVTGHVYNNGIHILTVFTIATALGCCLSAFLIVPWMYKLGCYTNAEFLEYRFGKSLRLFSALIQIQYRTAILGLMVWSFYLMLIGMVGLEPTMAWALIVLLVLLTAAYTVWGGLASVVWTDALQSLIIFAGSVCIFVSVWNAVGGWDGLREKLATLPDPQWVQEKGWVGSKEDAPPEGAESQQLENWIHMGEFVDPADNTHPFGIMLGWTIIGVGYYTVNHTQTMRLMGARSLWDMKMASIFGAALGIPLMLTVMLLGLFGRVLYPDFTAGDMKADALFPILANDFLTMGLKGLVMAGIVSATVSTFDSMGSALSALFTRDIYARWLRPGQSEAHYLKAGRIATIGVLMLGFLYIPYIISYRNMIDATQALVSVFVTPLFAIYLMGTLTSVPKQGGLVGLIVGGTFGMCCFLQRQDWLESLIGTELPEIMVNRWYVYVWSMGLTAGSMSLTYLFWKPQPVSELINDTVLHSELPPVLEHPFSKPVPVWLQPRWYALVLILFNVWFTFYFFW, translated from the coding sequence ATGACCCTCTGGGACTGGTTGATCGTCCTCGTGTTGAATGGTGCGATCATTGGATATGGATTTTACCTGTCACGAAAAACCACTTCGGGAAGTGAATGGTTCCTCGCGGGACGTTCGCTACCCTGGTGGGGGCTCGGGCTGTCTATCGTCGCGACGGCGATTGATAACGCGGACCTCGTGTCCGTCACCGGGCATGTGTATAACAATGGGATTCACATTCTCACGGTATTCACGATTGCCACAGCGCTGGGTTGCTGTCTTTCCGCGTTTCTCATCGTTCCCTGGATGTACAAACTGGGATGTTACACCAATGCGGAGTTTCTCGAATATCGCTTTGGGAAATCCCTGCGCCTGTTTAGCGCGTTGATTCAAATTCAATACCGCACGGCGATTCTCGGCCTCATGGTCTGGTCCTTCTACCTCATGCTTATAGGCATGGTGGGTCTGGAACCAACAATGGCTTGGGCACTGATTGTGCTACTCGTGCTGCTGACGGCCGCGTATACTGTTTGGGGAGGTCTGGCGTCTGTTGTCTGGACCGACGCCCTCCAGAGTCTGATCATCTTTGCTGGCAGTGTTTGTATTTTCGTTTCTGTCTGGAACGCCGTGGGAGGATGGGACGGATTACGGGAGAAGCTGGCAACCCTACCTGATCCGCAATGGGTTCAGGAAAAAGGGTGGGTTGGATCTAAAGAAGACGCCCCTCCAGAGGGAGCGGAATCGCAACAACTCGAAAACTGGATCCACATGGGGGAATTTGTCGACCCCGCTGACAATACTCATCCTTTCGGAATCATGCTGGGCTGGACGATCATCGGTGTCGGATATTACACCGTGAATCACACTCAAACGATGCGGTTAATGGGAGCCCGATCACTCTGGGACATGAAAATGGCCTCCATCTTCGGCGCGGCTCTCGGCATTCCACTCATGCTGACTGTGATGCTACTTGGTCTATTCGGGAGAGTTTTGTATCCCGATTTCACCGCGGGTGACATGAAGGCCGACGCTCTCTTTCCGATACTGGCAAACGACTTCCTGACGATGGGGTTAAAAGGGCTGGTGATGGCGGGGATTGTTTCCGCGACCGTCAGTACTTTCGATTCCATGGGATCAGCGCTATCGGCTCTATTCACCCGAGACATTTATGCTCGCTGGCTCAGACCCGGCCAATCGGAAGCTCATTACTTGAAGGCGGGACGAATCGCCACCATCGGCGTGTTGATGCTCGGGTTTCTGTACATTCCTTATATTATCTCCTACCGGAATATGATCGACGCCACACAGGCCCTGGTCTCCGTGTTTGTAACACCTCTGTTTGCGATCTACCTGATGGGAACGTTAACCTCAGTACCGAAGCAGGGCGGGTTGGTAGGATTGATTGTGGGCGGAACCTTTGGAATGTGCTGTTTCCTGCAACGTCAGGATTGGTTGGAGTCTCTCATCGGTACAGAGTTACCAGAGATTATGGTGAATCGCTGGTACGTTTATGTCTGGTCGATGGGTCTCACCGCAGGCAGCATGTCGCTCACCTACCTTTTCTGGAAACCGCAACCCGTGTCCGAACTTATCAATGACACAGTACTCCATTCTGAACTTCCCCCCGTTCTGGAGCATCCCTTTTCCAAACCGGTGCCTGTCTGGTTGCAACCCCGCTGGTATGCATTAGTACTGATCCTCTTTAATGTCTGGTTTACCTTCTACTTCTTCTGGTAA
- the trpC gene encoding indole-3-glycerol phosphate synthase TrpC gives MSNVLEKIMQTKRGEIDRARQQTSEESLREQLNSAPPVRDFVQALRNASNVGLIAEVKKASPSAGLIRADFDPVQIAQTYESNGANCLSVLTDEQYFQGHLDFLKAVRQAVQIPVLRKEFILDRYQIIEARAAGADSILLIAECLPQEQLADLYGYSVELGMEPLIELYEPENLDRVLSLNPKLVGVNNRNLKTFKTDLEHSFRLRKQVPTDVVFVSESGIKTHSDVQRLVEANVQAMLVGESLMRQPDIGVAVQQLLGTKSPISLKSSILFTSHILLSPLQEPLVTETHQDVEHVLVVPTLLFHELGHFQGFSDDMDRYLKTLLDPMHTSYLPRNEMEEDPSYKQLIPYCIFRHEGKIFYYRRGGTSGESRLKKKRSIGIGGHISSIDSHAESVYREGMRREIEEEVDLASAYTEECVGMINDDETEVGRVHLGVVHVFELESAKVHPREESIQETGFATPDELRQELDDFETWSQICLKELLV, from the coding sequence GTGTCCAATGTACTTGAAAAAATTATGCAGACGAAACGAGGAGAAATTGACCGCGCACGCCAGCAGACCTCAGAAGAAAGTCTGCGCGAGCAACTGAACAGTGCTCCGCCAGTGCGCGACTTCGTGCAGGCTCTTCGGAATGCCTCGAATGTCGGGTTGATCGCCGAAGTGAAAAAGGCCTCGCCCTCCGCTGGTTTAATACGAGCCGACTTCGACCCAGTTCAGATTGCACAAACATACGAATCGAACGGAGCCAACTGCCTCAGTGTCTTAACTGATGAACAATACTTTCAGGGGCATCTCGATTTCCTCAAAGCGGTCCGGCAGGCCGTGCAGATCCCAGTGCTGCGAAAAGAATTTATTCTGGATCGGTATCAGATAATTGAAGCCCGCGCCGCGGGAGCCGACTCGATCCTGCTGATCGCCGAATGTCTTCCGCAGGAACAACTGGCTGACTTGTACGGTTATTCGGTGGAACTTGGCATGGAACCCCTTATCGAATTGTACGAACCGGAAAACCTGGATCGGGTACTCAGTTTGAATCCGAAGCTGGTCGGTGTGAACAATCGTAACTTAAAGACATTCAAAACTGATTTGGAACATTCGTTCCGCCTGCGAAAACAGGTTCCCACCGATGTTGTATTCGTCAGCGAGAGCGGTATCAAAACCCATTCCGATGTTCAGCGATTGGTGGAAGCAAACGTACAGGCGATGCTGGTCGGCGAATCGCTGATGCGTCAACCGGATATCGGTGTCGCTGTTCAGCAACTTCTGGGAACCAAATCCCCAATATCACTTAAGTCTTCTATTCTATTTACTTCACATATTCTCCTCTCACCACTTCAGGAGCCTCTCGTGACCGAGACCCATCAGGATGTTGAACATGTCCTCGTCGTTCCCACCTTACTTTTCCACGAACTGGGACATTTCCAGGGATTTTCCGATGACATGGATCGGTACTTGAAAACCTTGCTGGATCCGATGCATACGAGCTACCTCCCCCGCAACGAGATGGAAGAGGATCCCAGCTACAAGCAGTTAATTCCTTATTGCATTTTCCGCCACGAAGGCAAGATTTTTTACTATCGCCGAGGTGGTACCTCAGGTGAAAGCCGGTTGAAGAAAAAACGCTCGATCGGCATCGGCGGCCACATTTCTTCGATTGATTCCCATGCGGAATCGGTCTATCGCGAAGGAATGCGTCGGGAGATTGAGGAAGAAGTTGATCTCGCGTCTGCCTATACAGAAGAATGCGTCGGAATGATTAATGACGACGAAACCGAAGTGGGTCGGGTCCATTTGGGTGTTGTCCACGTATTTGAGTTAGAATCGGCAAAAGTTCACCCACGGGAAGAGTCGATACAAGAGACAGGGTTTGCCACACCGGACGAATTACGGCAGGAACTTGATGATTTCGAGACCTGGTCGCAAATTTGCCTCAAGGAGCTGCTGGTGTGA
- a CDS encoding alpha/beta hydrolase family protein, with the protein MNRRLFVWLTFVSLTCCPFAAAQEQLKPLDISFTAKHDGSEQQYILLFPPEFDKAASHSLMIALHGHGSDRWQFIQSPRGECAAARDVAAKYGMIFLAPDYRAKTSWMGPTAEADVLQILEEVKAEYKIDKTLIMGGSMGGSSALTFTALHPERIDGVVALNGTANHLEYEQFQEFIAASYGGTKKEIPEEYKRRSAEYWPERFTMPIAMTTGGQDTLVPPESCQRLASILKKLHPHTLLIHRPEVGHSTNYKNSVAALEFVCSKLFSSEKQAD; encoded by the coding sequence ATGAACCGTCGACTTTTCGTTTGGCTTACGTTCGTCAGCTTAACGTGCTGTCCCTTTGCCGCAGCCCAGGAACAATTGAAACCGCTGGATATCAGTTTCACCGCGAAGCATGATGGTAGCGAGCAGCAATACATATTATTGTTCCCGCCTGAGTTCGATAAAGCTGCTTCGCATTCGTTGATGATTGCCCTGCACGGCCATGGATCGGATCGCTGGCAGTTCATTCAAAGTCCACGCGGGGAGTGCGCCGCTGCGCGAGATGTGGCGGCCAAGTACGGGATGATCTTTCTCGCCCCCGATTACCGAGCGAAGACTTCCTGGATGGGGCCGACTGCAGAAGCGGATGTGCTTCAGATTCTGGAAGAGGTCAAAGCCGAATATAAAATTGATAAGACTCTCATCATGGGCGGATCGATGGGAGGAAGCTCGGCTTTAACTTTCACAGCCCTTCATCCCGAACGGATTGACGGGGTGGTCGCCCTCAACGGAACAGCCAATCATCTGGAATACGAACAATTTCAGGAGTTTATTGCGGCTTCGTACGGGGGCACGAAAAAGGAAATACCGGAAGAGTACAAACGGCGCAGTGCCGAATACTGGCCGGAGCGGTTCACCATGCCCATCGCGATGACCACAGGCGGTCAGGACACGCTCGTTCCTCCAGAGAGTTGCCAACGGTTGGCGTCGATTCTGAAGAAGCTGCACCCCCACACGCTCTTGATTCATCGTCCTGAAGTGGGCCATTCCACTAATTACAAAAACTCGGTGGCGGCTCTGGAGTTTGTCTGCAGTAAGTTATTCTCTTCGGAGAAGCAGGCCGATTAA